ACTCGATCGAGCGCGCGACGTTCACGCCCCAGACGTTGTCGTCGATGTTCCAGAACAGCCGCTTGCGGCTCGCTGCCACCTCGCCGACCACCTCGTCGACCGGACGCATCCGCACCGTGCGGCCGAAGAACTCGTGCACCGAGCAGAACGCGCACGAGTGCGGGCACCCGCGCGAAGTGAAGAACGAGCCGAACTGGTAGTGATCGGGCAGCAGGTCGGTGCGCGGCCGCGGAAGGTGCTCCAGCGGCGCGTACGGGCCGTGGTAGCGCGGCCTCAGCGCGCCCGCGACGGCGTCGTCCAGCACGCCGCCCCAGATCGTCTCCGCCTCGCCGATCACGATCGCGTCCGCGTGTGCGGCGGCCTCGTCCGGCAGCGCGTGGACATGGATGCCGCCGAGCACCACCGCGATGCCCCGCGAGCGCAGGACGCCGGCCGTGCGGTACGCCCACGGAGCCTGCGGCGTCAGCACCGTCATGCCGACGAGGTCCGCGTCGGAGGTATGCGGGTCGAAGTCGCGCAGGTTGGCGTCGACGAGCGCGACCGAGTGCTCGCCGGGCCGGACCTGCTCGGTCAGCGCCGCAAGGTACTCGAGGACCGGCGGCGCGATCGGCAGGCCCTTGGACTTCTGGCCACCCTCACCGAACGGCGGGGAGATGAGTGTGATGCGCACGTACGGGTCACCCTCCCGGCCTGGACACGATGCCGGTCCCGATGCTGTCGAACAGGTGATAGGTGTTCGGCAGGATCTGCACGCCCCAGAACGTCATCAGCACGCCGAACAGC
This Actinomycetota bacterium DNA region includes the following protein-coding sequences:
- a CDS encoding radical SAM protein, giving the protein MRITLISPPFGEGGQKSKGLPIAPPVLEYLAALTEQVRPGEHSVALVDANLRDFDPHTSDADLVGMTVLTPQAPWAYRTAGVLRSRGIAVVLGGIHVHALPDEAAAHADAIVIGEAETIWGGVLDDAVAGALRPRYHGPYAPLEHLPRPRTDLLPDHYQFGSFFTSRGCPHSCAFCSVHEFFGRTVRMRPVDEVVGEVAASRKRLFWNIDDNVWGVNVARSIELYKAMADGVHGKWWFGSGDLVTIGHSRADELLTWARRAGMTAAMVGYESDNPLVLEELDAT